The following nucleotide sequence is from Triticum dicoccoides isolate Atlit2015 ecotype Zavitan chromosome 7B, WEW_v2.0, whole genome shotgun sequence.
attagtgccggttatgtaaccggcactaaagggccttacgaaccggtgctattgccctgttctgcactagtGTTACTATCTCCTTACCGGATGTCCCCAATCCACGATCATCAAACCCTAAGCACATGTTGACACTACTGCTTCTGATCTCCTCGACGGTGTTGGTCACGCCAAATGCAGAGCACCGACAATTCCCCACAAGCCGATCCGATCTCATGCCGCTGGATGCCTCGATGACCACGAGTTGTCCTCTCCCCTCATCCTGTGGTGACAAGGAGGAGGCAAGCAGATCCGAACGCCTCCGGGACGACGAGATCGTCTATCCCCTCATCCAGTGGCGGCAAGGAGGGGCATTCTGCGTGAGGTAGCAGCCGGAGCAACGAATCCAACACTGGAGGACATCAAGCGCGCAAGGTCTCCACGGCCCGCAACACCACCACTCCATCTTCCTTGGCATGTTGTCCCGCCGATGACCATCTTCCACGGTTCCTTCACCAACGGTGAAGAGCACTCCACATGGAGCTCCTAATGCATGTTCCTCCTTCACGTTGTCTAAACGGCTTGTGGTCGTCGCCGTTCCCGTGCCGACGACGTCCCCTTTGTTTAATCATGGGTCGTGCCGGTGAGTGCTTCCATGGTTCGGCTGCCCTCGCGCATGTACAATCTCCATTAAGGTGGACCATGGTGACATTGTGCCGAGATAAAGCTATCCCGGTGACCATTCTTGTATACAGAAACAAATTTCGATATCATAAGAAGCAAATACTCTTTTTGTTGGAAGTATTGTTTCgttcaaagaaaaaaaatcaaaaatgtcatattttctttctcttttcggATGCAATATTGTAGATCTGAGGAAATATTTGTAACTTGGGAAGCAaacactattttctttggaagcacTGTTGATGAAGCAAATATATTTCTTTTCTACGTTGTAATTTTTTATTCTTATCTTTGAAGCAATCTCGTTGGACAAGGGAAAACAATATTCTAGGTAGGAAGCAAATTCAAATTGGATTGGCTTCACCGCAGTTGGAAACGTTTTTTCTCGTATGGAAGCAAACTGCATGCCCCCTAATTACATGCAGCGTAACAGTAAAAATAGACGAGATTATTGGAAGCAATTATGAGGGATTGTTTCCTAAACACGGTGCTTCCATTGCTAAAAAAACTGCTTCCAACAATGGAGGCAAGAATATTCTTTGTTTTTCGTGGAAGCAGTATCGTGATGCTTTCGAAACATTATAAAATTAGACAAAATCTTGTTGTGTTCACCAATTGATGGAATCATGAATTATTGCGTGCAAGATGAAAAAAAATCCACATGTAAGATGGAAACATTTTTTGTAAGGCCGCAAATTATATCGCATACAATGCCTATTTTCTACAGTTATTACTCTCCCTACCGTACGAAATTTGTTGCCTAAATATATGGAGAACATTGATTATTTTCCTAAATAACGGAAGTAATTATTAGCAAATCCAAACGTAATCATCTCTGGCATAGAAACTGCACGTGCGAAGGGGCCTGCTCATCTAGCGGCTATGCACACTTCCATCCAACGGCTTGCTACTGGTCTGATAGGAACGATCAGTAGTCTGATCCCTAGCGGTTCCCACTATATGCAAATAATGAAGTCGCACATAATACCTTTTGGCCGCTAACCATATATCTAAAACAAGACTAGCCAATAATGCATGtcttagtttatttttatttttcccacTGTTGCACTTTTCGATACGCATATGATACTAAGTAACAAcctctaataaaatataaaaaagtcACCCAAAAATTGTCTTATATTTTTGTTACAAAGGGAGTATTCATTAGCTGCGTAATAATTATTCGAATCTGAAAATGAAGGAACTGGATTCTCCTAGCAAGTGTGGAGCAACGGGGTGTCGGCGTACGGGCCGTTGAGCACCCCATTAGCGATGACATTGTATGCCTTCTCCGTCATGTGGATTTGGTCCCAGTTGGCGAACCTAGATGGGTCGCGGCAAACCTTCGCCTTCTGGTTGCACTCATGGCCTGTGCCATAGGGGCCATCGCCACCACAACATGCCACCAGAGGCTTGTCAATGCCATTCCTGAGAGGATTCTTGACTAACTCCATGAAGGCGCCATAGTAGTCGCCGTAGATGATCTTCACGCTGGGGTTCTGCGACTTGAGCTTGCTGATCTCTTGTTTCAGTAGCTGGTTGTGCTTCTGGGAGAATGCGTTGAACCACTTGAGGCAACCGAACTGGTCGTAGTCCGTGGTCGTGTTGCTCTTGTAATCTCTGAGGTAAACCGGCACGCACCCAATGGGGAAGTTCCCCGGGACAAGGACAGTCTTAGCACCAAGCTTGATCACCTCTTGGACACCGGCGCCTATGCGGGCAACCACGTCCGGTATGTACTCCTGGGCCGTGTCCCGGCTGTGTGTACGATCGAAGAACCAGAAGTTGTAGTCGTTGCCACCAATCTCGCCGAAGACGACTAGGGATTCGCTCAGGAGACTCTTGGTGGCAGCTGATCATAgacaaaaaaaaaagaataagtTGACCAAGAACATAATGTGCATGCAGACATGTGGCCTAATTAGAATATGATAAGCTGACTGTAACGTATGTTTTTGCATGCGTTACGTACCATCTCCTGGAGCAATCCGTGCGAGCACTCTCTTGAAAGAAGCCAGCTGCTCGTCGAGGCACCCGCGCTGCAGACTGAAGTTATACCTTGACATGAAGTACTTGGGGTTGAGCGCAATAGAGCCAAACACGGCGAAGTTGGCACCGGTCGAGAACTTCCCCGTCTTCTCCTCCGGAATGCTCGGCGGCAGCAACGGCAGGCCCAACGCTTGCGCTGACACAACATCAGGCACCAAATTGAGCATGCACACGAAATTCCAACTGTTGGAACACACATGCATGTATGTGGGTACTCACCGTAGAAGTCGATGATGAGACGCCCATCGGAGGCACGACCCGTGGGGCGGTGGAAGTAGGTCTCTCCATAAGGGGGCACCGAGGGTGGACCCGGTGGACTGTTGCGGCTGATATATGCGAAGTTGCCGGTGTCGGTGATGGAGTCGCCCAAAGAGAAGATGCGCTTGAAGCAGCCGCACGACCCTAGATCAGGGTTGAGCAGCAGGACGGCAAGGACGAAGATGACTGCAGGGGAAATGGAGCAGTAGCGACTGGAACTCCCCATCTTAGCTAACTAGCTAAACAGGAGAAGAGACAGACGCTAGCTCTCTGGTTACAAATACAAGTCTTCCAGATCTACGTTTCGTTTAGTATTGAAGATGGGTTCCCTTCATCCCCATTTATATTAGAGCGTTATGCGGTGTGcacatcaagatggcagtcaatttAATTAATGCTATAGCAGTCTGTATCTTACTACCCCACAAGAATCTTCATGGCCGTTTGATTAGTTTCCTTCTTAATTGATTGTTTCCTGTTAATTGCTCACAGCCACAATTTGCTTCCTAAAATTGCATTCTAGAATGCCATGTTATCCTTGATTTTCTTCCTAAAACTGTTCCGAATAATTTACTTCCTAAAACAGCTTCAAATCCTAAAATTGCTTCCTGGAATGTCGTCAAATCCCCTTTTTGCCTACGATTAGCAATTAATTGAGTTCTTTTTAAATGTGTGTTTCTTCATTTATGGCAACATGATTTTTGTACCACGGAAGCACTCTTCTTCATACAAGGAAGCATCATTTTCTAGTGCCATGGGAACAAAACTGTTCACATGGCCGAAAACTTTCTGTTCAATTTTTTTCACTTATGGCAACATGATTTTGTACCTCGGAAGCATTCTTCTTGATACACAAAAGCTACATTTTCTAGTGTGAGGGAGCACACTGTTTGCACGGCATGGAACTTTCTATTCGATG
It contains:
- the LOC119337242 gene encoding GDSL esterase/lipase At1g28600-like; translation: MGSSSRYCSISPAVIFVLAVLLLNPDLGSCGCFKRIFSLGDSITDTGNFAYISRNSPPGPPSVPPYGETYFHRPTGRASDGRLIIDFYAQALGLPLLPPSIPEEKTGKFSTGANFAVFGSIALNPKYFMSRYNFSLQRGCLDEQLASFKRVLARIAPGDAATKSLLSESLVVFGEIGGNDYNFWFFDRTHSRDTAQEYIPDVVARIGAGVQEVIKLGAKTVLVPGNFPIGCVPVYLRDYKSNTTTDYDQFGCLKWFNAFSQKHNQLLKQEISKLKSQNPSVKIIYGDYYGAFMELVKNPLRNGIDKPLVACCGGDGPYGTGHECNQKAKVCRDPSRFANWDQIHMTEKAYNVIANGVLNGPYADTPLLHTC